One region of Syngnathus scovelli strain Florida chromosome 15, RoL_Ssco_1.2, whole genome shotgun sequence genomic DNA includes:
- the arhgap32b gene encoding rho GTPase-activating protein 32 isoform X4, with protein sequence MARSAEFPEMRSEPLMRSSCGSSTASMKVKNVKKLCFTKGHFPKLAECAHFHYENVDFGTIQLSLGDEQSEVTRNSQESKELVYLVHISCQGRSWIVKRSYEDFRVLDKHLHLCIYDRRFSQLPELPRFDSLTDQAESVSQMLLGYLSRLSAIADNKINCGPALTWMEVDNKGNHLLVHEESSINVPAIAAAHVIKRYIAQASDELSFEVGDIVSVIDMPPKEDTTWWRGKHGFQVGYFPSECVELINDKVPQSMTNSVPKPASPCSGLPPASWSLFPPYLEMESVIQDNAWVADPLNHYSLSSVSKKHGKLITFLRSFMKSRPTKQKLKQRGILRERVFGCDLGEHLLNSGHDVPQVLKSCTEFIEKHGVVDGIYRLSGIASNIQKLRHEFDSEQIPDLTKDVYVQDIHCVGSLCKLYFRELPNPLLTYQLYEKFSEAVSAATDEERLIKIHDVIQQLPPPHYRTLEFLMRHLSRLAAFSYITNMHSKNLAIVWAPNLLRSKQIESACFSGTAAFMEVRIQSVVVEFILNHVDVLFSTKLSSLIREGAGHNSLSRPKSLLVSSPSTKLLSLEEAQARTQAQINSPVTEDSKYIEVGEGPAALQGKFHTVIEFPTERKRPPVKSKKSPVGSWRSFFNLGKSSSMSKRKLQRNPSEPNELKTMALAGGRGDTATLRSAKSEESLSSLHNVEGESKVYRPRRPRSSSDALSASFNGDLLDGRQHCNSYDNLGAAEDSDGDDGPICVPALISPPRSAGEDVDLSPPDIGMASLDFDPMSFQCSSSSSLPDAAYAFPPLDRHTGAEGSTLKRGPGSLWGKTNGSDLMPSSFLDNLTSSLLPSDLNPAAVEKAESQKLTTSCSYADKPTQAVSPIRSVKTATLEIFPMEMPERTPGEAVGPPEPFSPKDSPLCVKAEPSGNEAFQMELQSKLASVDREALKPEDSVQLVSRESHEQQDSKDFTSTHSLGTPANTCAAPPPPKDATLTLALVLAESAHHTQSQPRSGETPTPRVSNGRASSGPHFQTSSEEGSEKSSNVSVAAIGCIPSSSSPSKEQQVLELTSVTTRPPESATGSTTLRENPPEMDPIPSDTRNKKVIPQSTANLNSPTRMAESQSLVAHDSVCTTSISNSKVSISGSSAAISNSKDTRGSRQHLTEVKPKEDAKLTSVAKSSSSSLEQQPPAAPKAKKSVLSPTQNQRRQQQQSHMQIQSQPLSKANSTATPISSEHVDRPYEILNPTQACCLESAKKEPAGSTPPAPPVRTMESKLATAALSQGEASYHPSEALHHHPVSPRKSSAHPYRAKSEAFLMEPQGVVYYHQRPVSMGPHPVPHHYRPNSVPSHLPYASKSEPQIPYSARVDNKYSTLGPRSYHHSMKARGNPRSVYGAAGHSGYSLDRNHGYPTIRRVHSLHVPATIRTVPIQRTEVPPDDMFYYHRPAYQCKPYQQAPPQSSQQADYHVTQLQPYFENGRVQYRYSPSSGEGPYYDPDPYGTNRGRHVHSACPDSGSVVCRAGGKATGYHYLARNLLPPGKEHSFVSRDMPPGHGGIKEAPSYLSWDPEEWECLRVQSIRRESRARQKVKGPVLSQYDNVGSPALFDVAGHDTLHSRSKSDPGKALSGTTESKDGRYLPRHMVSDPNVLKCLESDKRDRSDGPAKQSGSKKCQSSHCVPATHQQESGQHEAKLKASAEKLSESGGRSKHWQPEHANKRSFGTRYECHDAERHHSKGKMTSGYPAPEDQPAHRKADRSQHVNKAEADGDYSYRKPVQSHYDNLDDYHPVPQAQGPVEKRSGCNSYPAAHNNNNRASSYSTALGQGAFLQSELAIQRPETQICTE encoded by the exons TTGTCTCTTGGCGATGAACAGAGTGAAGTTACGCGCAACAGCCAAGAGTCCAAGGAGCTTGTGTACTTGGTTCATATTTCCTGCCAG ggtCGGAGCTGGATTGTGAAGCGTAGCTATGAGGATTTCCGTGTGTTGGACAAGCACCTGCACCTTTGCATATATGACCGTCGTTTCTCCCAGCTGCCTGAGCTGCCAAGATTTGACAGTTTGACTGATCAAGCAGAG TCTGTTTCCCAGATGTTGTTGGGTTACCTCTCCCGGCTTTCAGCCATTGCTGACAACAAGATCAACTGTGGGCCCGCCCTCACGTGGATGGAG gttgACAATAAGGGTAATCATCTTTTGGTACACGAAGAGTCATCCATCAACGTGCCGGCAATTGCAGCTGCCCATGTGATCAAGCGCTACATTGCGCAGGCTTCAGACGAGCTGTCCTTTGAG GTTGGTGACATTGTTTCAGTCATTGACATGCCTCCGAAAGAAGACACCACATGGTGGAGGGGGAAGCACGGCTTTCAG gtTGGCTACTTTCCCAGTGAGTGCGTGGAGCTCATAAACGATAAAGTGCCACAGTCCATGACCAACTCGGTGCCAAAGCCAG CGTCCCCGTGCTCTGGCCTGCCGCCCGCCTCATGGAGTCTCTTCCCTCCCT ATTTGGAGATGGAGAGTGTAATACAGGACAATGCATGGGTGGCCGACCCGCTTAACCACTACAGCCTAAGTTCAG TGTCCAAGAAGCATGGCAAGCTGATCACCTTCTTGCGTTCCTTCATGAAGTCCAGGCCCACCAAGCAGAAGCTGAAGCAGAGGGGCATCCTCCGGGAGAGGGTGTTTGGCTGCGACCTGGGCGAGCACCTCCTCAACTCTGGACATGACG TTCCCCAGGTACTCAAGAGCTGCACCGAGTTCATCGAGAAGCACGGTGTGGTGGATGGTATCTACCGCCTCTCGGGAATTGCCTCCAATATCCAGAAGTTGCG GCACGAGTTTGACTCTGAGCAAATCCCCGACCTGACCAAAGATGTTTACGTACAGGATATCCACTGTGTGGGTTCACTGTGCAAGCTCTACTTCAGAGAACTGCCCAACCCCTTGCTCACCTATCAGCTGTATGAAAAATTCTCT gagGCTGTATCAGCAGCAACAGACGAAGAGCGACTTATTAAAATCCATGACGTCATCCAACAACTTCCTCCTCCACATTACAG AACACTCGAGTTTCTCATGAGACACCTTTCCCGCCTGGCGGCATTCAGCTACATCACCAACATGCACAGTAAGAACCTGGCCATTGTCTGGGCCCCCAACCTGCTGAG ATCAAAACAGATTGAATCGGCATGCTTCAGTGGCACGGCGGCCTTCATGGAAGTCCGAATCCAGTCGGTTGTGGTTGAGTTCATTCTCAATCATGTGGATGTTCTCTTCAGCACCAAACTTAGCTCACTCATTCGCGAGGGAGCAG GTCATAACTCATTGTCACGACCCAAGTCCCTGCTGGTTTCATCACCCTCAACCAAACTTCTAAGTTTGGAGGAGGCTCAGGCCAGAACTCAGGCTCAGATTAACTCTCCAGTCACTGAAGATAGCAAATATATTGAGGTTGGAGAAGGTCCTGCTGCCCTACAGGGCAAGTTCCACACGGTCATTGAGTTTCCCACAGAGAG gaAGAGGCCTCCTGTTAAATCCAAGAAGTCTCCTGTGGGTAGTTGGCGTTCGTTCTTCAACTTGGGCAAGTCTTCCTCTATGTCCAAACGCAAGCTGCAGCGCAACCCCAGTGAGCCCAATGAACTAAAGACCATGGCTCTAGCTG GAGGTCGAGGAGATACAGCGACATTAAGATCTGCTAAAAGTGAAGAGTCACTGAGTTCTCTGCATAATGTTGAAG GAGAGTCCAAGGTGTACCGTCCCCGGAGACCCCGATCGAGCAGCGACGCCCTGTCGGCCTCATTCAACGGCGACTTGTTGGACGGTCGACAGCACTGCAACTCGTACGACAACCTCGGCGCCGCAGAGGACAGCGACGGAGATGACGGCCCCATCTGCGTACCTGCTCTGATCTCGCCTCCGCGCTCGGCCGGCGAAGACGTGGACCTCAGCCCACCAGACATCGGCATGGCCTCCTTGGACTTTGACCCCATGTCTTTCcagtgcagcagcagcagcagcctcccCGACGCCGCTTACGCATTTCCCCCGCTTGATCGGCACACGGGAGCGGAAGGCTCCACTTTAAAGAGGGGCCCTGGCAGTCTCTGGGGAAAGACCAATGGATCTGACCTCATGCCTTCCTCCTTCCTTGACAACTTGACATCATCCTTGTTGCCCTCAGATTTGAACCCGGCCGCAGTAGAGAAAGCGGAAAGCCAAAAACTCACCACGTCTTGTTCGTACGCTGACAAACCCACACAAGCCGTGTCCCCCATTAGAAGCGTCAAGACCGCCACTTTGGAGATATTTCCCATGGAGATGCCTGAAAGGACTCCCGGTGAAGCGGTGGGACCTCCAGAACCTTTTTCTCCAAAAGACTCTCCTCTTTGTGTAAAAGCTGAGCCGTCTGGAAATGAAGCTTTCCAAATGGAGCTCCAGTCCAAGTTGGCGAGCGTGGATCGTGAAGCGCTAAAGCCAGAGGACAGCGTTCAACTGGTGTCACGTGAAAGCCACGAGCAACAAG ATTCAAAGGATTTCACCAGCACACATTCCCTGGGCACTCCGGCAAATACTTGcgctgccccccctccccctaagGATGCCACCCTCACGCTGGCGCTGGTTCTTGCTGAGTCAGCACATCACACACAGTCCCAGCCTCGGTCTGGCGAGACCCCGACGCCACGTGTTTCTAACGGCCGTGCATCATCGGGTCCGCATTTCCAGACTTCCAGTGAAGAGGGAAGTGAAAAATCGAGCAATGTGTCAGTCGCCGCCATCGGATGCATTCCCTCTTCTTCGAGTCCGTCGAAAGAACAGCAGGTGCTTGAGTTAACCAGCGTGACAACCAGGCCGCCAGAAAGTGCCACGGGCTCGACGACTCTTCGAGAAAACCCCCCTGAAATGGACCCTATTCCCTCAGACACGCGTAATAAAAAGGTCATCCCTCAAAGCACAGCCAACCTGAATTCTCCAACTAGGATGGCGGAAAGTCAGTCCTTGGTGGCACATGACTCGGTGTGTACCACCAGCATTAGCAATAGTAAAGTTAGCATCAGTGGGAGCAGCGCAGCCATTAGCAACAGCAAAGACACCAGAGGCTCACGACAACATCTTACTGAA GTGAAGCCAAAGGAAGACGCCAAGCTCACAAGTGTTGCgaaatcctcctcctcctcattagAGCAGCAGCCTCCAGCAGCTCCCAAAGCCAAAAAGTCGGTGTTGTCACCGACACAAAATCAGcgccggcagcagcagcagtcccACATGCAAATTCAAAGTCAGCCACTATCAAAGGCCAATTCAACAGCGACACCAATCTCTTCTGAGCACGTGGATCGGCCTTATGAAATCCTAAACCCAACGCAAGCCTGCTGCCTAGAGTCGGCCAAAAAGGagcccgctggatccacgcctccAGCCCCTCCGGTCCGCACCATGGAGAGCAAACTAGCCACAGCTGCACTCAGTCAAGGTGAAGCCTCTTACCATCCTTCGGAGGCCCTTCATCACCATCCCGTTTCTCCTCGTAAATCTTCCGCACATCCCTACCGCGCCAAAAGTGAAGCCTTTCTAATGGAGCCTCAAGGAGTGGTGTACTACCACCAGAGACCCGTTTCAATGGGTCCGCATCCCGTGCCGCACCACTACAGACCCAACAGCGTCCCCTCGCACCTCCCCTACGCGTCAAAGTCCGAACCTCAGATACCTTACAGTGCCCGAGTAGACAATAAATACAGCACTTTAGGCCCAAGGTCCTACCACCATTCTATGAAGGCCAGAGGAAACCCCCGCAGTGTTTACGGAGCCGCCGGCCATTCGGGTTACAGCCTCGACCGAAATCACGGCTATCCCACGATTCGCAGAGTGCACTCGCTGCACGTTCCCGCCACCATCCGCACCGTACCCATCCAAAGGACGGAAGTTCCTCCCGATGACATGTTCTATTACCATCGACCGGCGTATCAGTGCAAACCCTACCAACAAGCCCCGCCGCAGTCCTCGCAGCAGGCCGACTATCACGTGACTCAACTGcagccttattttgagaacggccgAGTTCAGTACCGCTACAGTCCGTCTTCCGGGGAGGGGCCTTATTACGATCCGGACCCTTACGGCACCAACCGTGGCCGCCACGTCCACTCGGCCTGTCCGGATTCCGGGAGCGTTGTTTGTAGAGCCGGCGGAAAGGCTACAGGGTACCACTACCTCGCTCGCAACCTTCTCCCACCTGGAAAGGAGCACAGCTTTGTGAGCAGGGATATGCCACCTGGGCACGGCGGCATCAAGGAAGCTCCTTCTTACCTTTCTTGGGACCCCGAGGAGTGGGAATGTTTGCGCGTGCAGTCTATCCGCAGAGAAAGTCGGGCCAGGCAGAAAGTTAAAGGTCCGGTGCTCTCGCAGTACGACAACgtaggctcgccggcgttgtttGACGTCGCTGGCCACGACACCCTGCACTCGCGCAGCAAGTCCGATCCAGGTAAGGCTTTGTCGGGTACGACCGAGAGCAAAGACGGTCGCTATCTACCCAGACACATGGTCTCGGACCCCAACGTCTTGAAATGTCTGGAGAGCGACAAGCGAGACAGGTCCGACGGGCCGGCCAAGCAAAGCGGCTCCAAGAAATGCCAATCGTCTCATTGCGTTCCCGCCACGCATCAGCAGGAGAGCGGCCAGCATGAAGCCAAACTCAAGGCTTCGGCTGAAAAGCTCAGCGAAAGCGGCGGGCGCTCCAAACACTGGCAGCCGGAACACGCAAACAAGAGGAGCTTCGGGACGCGCTACGAGTGCCACGATGCTGAGCGCCACCACAGCAAAGGGAAAATGACAAGCGGCTATCCCGCTCCGGAGGATCAGCCGGCCCACCGCAAAGCCGATCGATCGCAGCACGTCAACAAAGCCGAAGCGGATGGAGACTACTCGTATCGCAAACCGGTGCAATCCCACTACGACAATTTGGACGATTACCACCCGGTACCTCAGGCCCAGGGCCCCGTTGAGAAGCGCAGCGGCTGTAACTCCTACCCGGCGgcgcacaacaacaacaacagagcGTCGTCGTATTCCACAGCGTTGGGCCAGGGAGCCTTCCTCCAAAGTGAGCTGGCTATCCAGAGGCCAGAAACACAAATATGTACGGAATAA
- the arhgap32b gene encoding rho GTPase-activating protein 32 isoform X1, which translates to MEAGSGAAAAVGSAALGLLGATSTSSLDILDRGLGLGRHLEDDDTLPELAHIHPRERPDWEETISAMARSAEFPEMRSEPLMRSSCGSSTASMKVKNVKKLCFTKGHFPKLAECAHFHYENVDFGTIQLSLGDEQSEVTRNSQESKELVYLVHISCQGRSWIVKRSYEDFRVLDKHLHLCIYDRRFSQLPELPRFDSLTDQAESVSQMLLGYLSRLSAIADNKINCGPALTWMEVDNKGNHLLVHEESSINVPAIAAAHVIKRYIAQASDELSFEVGDIVSVIDMPPKEDTTWWRGKHGFQVGYFPSECVELINDKVPQSMTNSVPKPASPCSGLPPASWSLFPPYLEMESVIQDNAWVADPLNHYSLSSVSKKHGKLITFLRSFMKSRPTKQKLKQRGILRERVFGCDLGEHLLNSGHDVPQVLKSCTEFIEKHGVVDGIYRLSGIASNIQKLRHEFDSEQIPDLTKDVYVQDIHCVGSLCKLYFRELPNPLLTYQLYEKFSEAVSAATDEERLIKIHDVIQQLPPPHYRTLEFLMRHLSRLAAFSYITNMHSKNLAIVWAPNLLRSKQIESACFSGTAAFMEVRIQSVVVEFILNHVDVLFSTKLSSLIREGAGHNSLSRPKSLLVSSPSTKLLSLEEAQARTQAQINSPVTEDSKYIEVGEGPAALQGKFHTVIEFPTERKRPPVKSKKSPVGSWRSFFNLGKSSSMSKRKLQRNPSEPNELKTMALAGGRGDTATLRSAKSEESLSSLHNVEGESKVYRPRRPRSSSDALSASFNGDLLDGRQHCNSYDNLGAAEDSDGDDGPICVPALISPPRSAGEDVDLSPPDIGMASLDFDPMSFQCSSSSSLPDAAYAFPPLDRHTGAEGSTLKRGPGSLWGKTNGSDLMPSSFLDNLTSSLLPSDLNPAAVEKAESQKLTTSCSYADKPTQAVSPIRSVKTATLEIFPMEMPERTPGEAVGPPEPFSPKDSPLCVKAEPSGNEAFQMELQSKLASVDREALKPEDSVQLVSRESHEQQGKKLANIIFTLGWRLTWLPAIELIFHLFPDSKDFTSTHSLGTPANTCAAPPPPKDATLTLALVLAESAHHTQSQPRSGETPTPRVSNGRASSGPHFQTSSEEGSEKSSNVSVAAIGCIPSSSSPSKEQQVLELTSVTTRPPESATGSTTLRENPPEMDPIPSDTRNKKVIPQSTANLNSPTRMAESQSLVAHDSVCTTSISNSKVSISGSSAAISNSKDTRGSRQHLTEVKPKEDAKLTSVAKSSSSSLEQQPPAAPKAKKSVLSPTQNQRRQQQQSHMQIQSQPLSKANSTATPISSEHVDRPYEILNPTQACCLESAKKEPAGSTPPAPPVRTMESKLATAALSQGEASYHPSEALHHHPVSPRKSSAHPYRAKSEAFLMEPQGVVYYHQRPVSMGPHPVPHHYRPNSVPSHLPYASKSEPQIPYSARVDNKYSTLGPRSYHHSMKARGNPRSVYGAAGHSGYSLDRNHGYPTIRRVHSLHVPATIRTVPIQRTEVPPDDMFYYHRPAYQCKPYQQAPPQSSQQADYHVTQLQPYFENGRVQYRYSPSSGEGPYYDPDPYGTNRGRHVHSACPDSGSVVCRAGGKATGYHYLARNLLPPGKEHSFVSRDMPPGHGGIKEAPSYLSWDPEEWECLRVQSIRRESRARQKVKGPVLSQYDNVGSPALFDVAGHDTLHSRSKSDPGKALSGTTESKDGRYLPRHMVSDPNVLKCLESDKRDRSDGPAKQSGSKKCQSSHCVPATHQQESGQHEAKLKASAEKLSESGGRSKHWQPEHANKRSFGTRYECHDAERHHSKGKMTSGYPAPEDQPAHRKADRSQHVNKAEADGDYSYRKPVQSHYDNLDDYHPVPQAQGPVEKRSGCNSYPAAHNNNNRASSYSTALGQGAFLQSELAIQRPETQICTE; encoded by the exons TTGTCTCTTGGCGATGAACAGAGTGAAGTTACGCGCAACAGCCAAGAGTCCAAGGAGCTTGTGTACTTGGTTCATATTTCCTGCCAG ggtCGGAGCTGGATTGTGAAGCGTAGCTATGAGGATTTCCGTGTGTTGGACAAGCACCTGCACCTTTGCATATATGACCGTCGTTTCTCCCAGCTGCCTGAGCTGCCAAGATTTGACAGTTTGACTGATCAAGCAGAG TCTGTTTCCCAGATGTTGTTGGGTTACCTCTCCCGGCTTTCAGCCATTGCTGACAACAAGATCAACTGTGGGCCCGCCCTCACGTGGATGGAG gttgACAATAAGGGTAATCATCTTTTGGTACACGAAGAGTCATCCATCAACGTGCCGGCAATTGCAGCTGCCCATGTGATCAAGCGCTACATTGCGCAGGCTTCAGACGAGCTGTCCTTTGAG GTTGGTGACATTGTTTCAGTCATTGACATGCCTCCGAAAGAAGACACCACATGGTGGAGGGGGAAGCACGGCTTTCAG gtTGGCTACTTTCCCAGTGAGTGCGTGGAGCTCATAAACGATAAAGTGCCACAGTCCATGACCAACTCGGTGCCAAAGCCAG CGTCCCCGTGCTCTGGCCTGCCGCCCGCCTCATGGAGTCTCTTCCCTCCCT ATTTGGAGATGGAGAGTGTAATACAGGACAATGCATGGGTGGCCGACCCGCTTAACCACTACAGCCTAAGTTCAG TGTCCAAGAAGCATGGCAAGCTGATCACCTTCTTGCGTTCCTTCATGAAGTCCAGGCCCACCAAGCAGAAGCTGAAGCAGAGGGGCATCCTCCGGGAGAGGGTGTTTGGCTGCGACCTGGGCGAGCACCTCCTCAACTCTGGACATGACG TTCCCCAGGTACTCAAGAGCTGCACCGAGTTCATCGAGAAGCACGGTGTGGTGGATGGTATCTACCGCCTCTCGGGAATTGCCTCCAATATCCAGAAGTTGCG GCACGAGTTTGACTCTGAGCAAATCCCCGACCTGACCAAAGATGTTTACGTACAGGATATCCACTGTGTGGGTTCACTGTGCAAGCTCTACTTCAGAGAACTGCCCAACCCCTTGCTCACCTATCAGCTGTATGAAAAATTCTCT gagGCTGTATCAGCAGCAACAGACGAAGAGCGACTTATTAAAATCCATGACGTCATCCAACAACTTCCTCCTCCACATTACAG AACACTCGAGTTTCTCATGAGACACCTTTCCCGCCTGGCGGCATTCAGCTACATCACCAACATGCACAGTAAGAACCTGGCCATTGTCTGGGCCCCCAACCTGCTGAG ATCAAAACAGATTGAATCGGCATGCTTCAGTGGCACGGCGGCCTTCATGGAAGTCCGAATCCAGTCGGTTGTGGTTGAGTTCATTCTCAATCATGTGGATGTTCTCTTCAGCACCAAACTTAGCTCACTCATTCGCGAGGGAGCAG GTCATAACTCATTGTCACGACCCAAGTCCCTGCTGGTTTCATCACCCTCAACCAAACTTCTAAGTTTGGAGGAGGCTCAGGCCAGAACTCAGGCTCAGATTAACTCTCCAGTCACTGAAGATAGCAAATATATTGAGGTTGGAGAAGGTCCTGCTGCCCTACAGGGCAAGTTCCACACGGTCATTGAGTTTCCCACAGAGAG gaAGAGGCCTCCTGTTAAATCCAAGAAGTCTCCTGTGGGTAGTTGGCGTTCGTTCTTCAACTTGGGCAAGTCTTCCTCTATGTCCAAACGCAAGCTGCAGCGCAACCCCAGTGAGCCCAATGAACTAAAGACCATGGCTCTAGCTG GAGGTCGAGGAGATACAGCGACATTAAGATCTGCTAAAAGTGAAGAGTCACTGAGTTCTCTGCATAATGTTGAAG GAGAGTCCAAGGTGTACCGTCCCCGGAGACCCCGATCGAGCAGCGACGCCCTGTCGGCCTCATTCAACGGCGACTTGTTGGACGGTCGACAGCACTGCAACTCGTACGACAACCTCGGCGCCGCAGAGGACAGCGACGGAGATGACGGCCCCATCTGCGTACCTGCTCTGATCTCGCCTCCGCGCTCGGCCGGCGAAGACGTGGACCTCAGCCCACCAGACATCGGCATGGCCTCCTTGGACTTTGACCCCATGTCTTTCcagtgcagcagcagcagcagcctcccCGACGCCGCTTACGCATTTCCCCCGCTTGATCGGCACACGGGAGCGGAAGGCTCCACTTTAAAGAGGGGCCCTGGCAGTCTCTGGGGAAAGACCAATGGATCTGACCTCATGCCTTCCTCCTTCCTTGACAACTTGACATCATCCTTGTTGCCCTCAGATTTGAACCCGGCCGCAGTAGAGAAAGCGGAAAGCCAAAAACTCACCACGTCTTGTTCGTACGCTGACAAACCCACACAAGCCGTGTCCCCCATTAGAAGCGTCAAGACCGCCACTTTGGAGATATTTCCCATGGAGATGCCTGAAAGGACTCCCGGTGAAGCGGTGGGACCTCCAGAACCTTTTTCTCCAAAAGACTCTCCTCTTTGTGTAAAAGCTGAGCCGTCTGGAAATGAAGCTTTCCAAATGGAGCTCCAGTCCAAGTTGGCGAGCGTGGATCGTGAAGCGCTAAAGCCAGAGGACAGCGTTCAACTGGTGTCACGTGAAAGCCACGAGCAACAAGGTAAGAAGCTCGCCAATATAATATTCACGCTTGGGTGGAGACTGACTTGGCTTCCTGCAATCGAattgatttttcacttgtttccAGATTCAAAGGATTTCACCAGCACACATTCCCTGGGCACTCCGGCAAATACTTGcgctgccccccctccccctaagGATGCCACCCTCACGCTGGCGCTGGTTCTTGCTGAGTCAGCACATCACACACAGTCCCAGCCTCGGTCTGGCGAGACCCCGACGCCACGTGTTTCTAACGGCCGTGCATCATCGGGTCCGCATTTCCAGACTTCCAGTGAAGAGGGAAGTGAAAAATCGAGCAATGTGTCAGTCGCCGCCATCGGATGCATTCCCTCTTCTTCGAGTCCGTCGAAAGAACAGCAGGTGCTTGAGTTAACCAGCGTGACAACCAGGCCGCCAGAAAGTGCCACGGGCTCGACGACTCTTCGAGAAAACCCCCCTGAAATGGACCCTATTCCCTCAGACACGCGTAATAAAAAGGTCATCCCTCAAAGCACAGCCAACCTGAATTCTCCAACTAGGATGGCGGAAAGTCAGTCCTTGGTGGCACATGACTCGGTGTGTACCACCAGCATTAGCAATAGTAAAGTTAGCATCAGTGGGAGCAGCGCAGCCATTAGCAACAGCAAAGACACCAGAGGCTCACGACAACATCTTACTGAA GTGAAGCCAAAGGAAGACGCCAAGCTCACAAGTGTTGCgaaatcctcctcctcctcattagAGCAGCAGCCTCCAGCAGCTCCCAAAGCCAAAAAGTCGGTGTTGTCACCGACACAAAATCAGcgccggcagcagcagcagtcccACATGCAAATTCAAAGTCAGCCACTATCAAAGGCCAATTCAACAGCGACACCAATCTCTTCTGAGCACGTGGATCGGCCTTATGAAATCCTAAACCCAACGCAAGCCTGCTGCCTAGAGTCGGCCAAAAAGGagcccgctggatccacgcctccAGCCCCTCCGGTCCGCACCATGGAGAGCAAACTAGCCACAGCTGCACTCAGTCAAGGTGAAGCCTCTTACCATCCTTCGGAGGCCCTTCATCACCATCCCGTTTCTCCTCGTAAATCTTCCGCACATCCCTACCGCGCCAAAAGTGAAGCCTTTCTAATGGAGCCTCAAGGAGTGGTGTACTACCACCAGAGACCCGTTTCAATGGGTCCGCATCCCGTGCCGCACCACTACAGACCCAACAGCGTCCCCTCGCACCTCCCCTACGCGTCAAAGTCCGAACCTCAGATACCTTACAGTGCCCGAGTAGACAATAAATACAGCACTTTAGGCCCAAGGTCCTACCACCATTCTATGAAGGCCAGAGGAAACCCCCGCAGTGTTTACGGAGCCGCCGGCCATTCGGGTTACAGCCTCGACCGAAATCACGGCTATCCCACGATTCGCAGAGTGCACTCGCTGCACGTTCCCGCCACCATCCGCACCGTACCCATCCAAAGGACGGAAGTTCCTCCCGATGACATGTTCTATTACCATCGACCGGCGTATCAGTGCAAACCCTACCAACAAGCCCCGCCGCAGTCCTCGCAGCAGGCCGACTATCACGTGACTCAACTGcagccttattttgagaacggccgAGTTCAGTACCGCTACAGTCCGTCTTCCGGGGAGGGGCCTTATTACGATCCGGACCCTTACGGCACCAACCGTGGCCGCCACGTCCACTCGGCCTGTCCGGATTCCGGGAGCGTTGTTTGTAGAGCCGGCGGAAAGGCTACAGGGTACCACTACCTCGCTCGCAACCTTCTCCCACCTGGAAAGGAGCACAGCTTTGTGAGCAGGGATATGCCACCTGGGCACGGCGGCATCAAGGAAGCTCCTTCTTACCTTTCTTGGGACCCCGAGGAGTGGGAATGTTTGCGCGTGCAGTCTATCCGCAGAGAAAGTCGGGCCAGGCAGAAAGTTAAAGGTCCGGTGCTCTCGCAGTACGACAACgtaggctcgccggcgttgtttGACGTCGCTGGCCACGACACCCTGCACTCGCGCAGCAAGTCCGATCCAGGTAAGGCTTTGTCGGGTACGACCGAGAGCAAAGACGGTCGCTATCTACCCAGACACATGGTCTCGGACCCCAACGTCTTGAAATGTCTGGAGAGCGACAAGCGAGACAGGTCCGACGGGCCGGCCAAGCAAAGCGGCTCCAAGAAATGCCAATCGTCTCATTGCGTTCCCGCCACGCATCAGCAGGAGAGCGGCCAGCATGAAGCCAAACTCAAGGCTTCGGCTGAAAAGCTCAGCGAAAGCGGCGGGCGCTCCAAACACTGGCAGCCGGAACACGCAAACAAGAGGAGCTTCGGGACGCGCTACGAGTGCCACGATGCTGAGCGCCACCACAGCAAAGGGAAAATGACAAGCGGCTATCCCGCTCCGGAGGATCAGCCGGCCCACCGCAAAGCCGATCGATCGCAGCACGTCAACAAAGCCGAAGCGGATGGAGACTACTCGTATCGCAAACCGGTGCAATCCCACTACGACAATTTGGACGATTACCACCCGGTACCTCAGGCCCAGGGCCCCGTTGAGAAGCGCAGCGGCTGTAACTCCTACCCGGCGgcgcacaacaacaacaacagagcGTCGTCGTATTCCACAGCGTTGGGCCAGGGAGCCTTCCTCCAAAGTGAGCTGGCTATCCAGAGGCCAGAAACACAAATATGTACGGAATAA